A part of Thermus oshimai DSM 12092 genomic DNA contains:
- a CDS encoding c-type cytochrome, protein MKRFLFLTVPLLGLLGYWALSQYTLPEGLGKDLVLAKCQACHDLGLVARERLSRARWDAVLDEMALQGLKLTPEERAGILDYLATYLGTTPPPVSPAPTQAAKTGAQVYANCMGCHGPEGQGNPPSFPPLTHVGPWAATEGGRTYLLHVLLHGLQGEIRVGEASYNGVMPGFSWLSDEEIALVLNHVVAWKAPQGFKPFTPGEVAQARAKPLSPEEVWRLRP, encoded by the coding sequence ATGAAGCGATTCCTGTTCCTGACGGTGCCCTTACTGGGCTTGCTCGGCTACTGGGCCCTAAGCCAGTACACCCTACCCGAGGGTCTGGGCAAGGACCTGGTCTTGGCCAAGTGCCAGGCCTGCCACGACCTGGGCCTGGTGGCGCGGGAGCGGCTTTCCCGGGCGCGCTGGGATGCCGTCTTGGACGAGATGGCCCTCCAGGGCCTGAAGCTCACCCCCGAGGAACGGGCCGGCATCCTGGACTACCTGGCCACCTACCTGGGGACCACCCCGCCGCCCGTCTCCCCTGCCCCCACCCAGGCGGCCAAAACCGGGGCCCAGGTGTACGCCAACTGCATGGGGTGCCACGGGCCCGAGGGGCAGGGGAACCCTCCCAGCTTCCCGCCCCTCACCCACGTGGGCCCCTGGGCCGCCACGGAAGGGGGGCGCACCTACCTCCTCCATGTCCTCCTCCACGGCCTGCAGGGGGAGATCCGGGTGGGCGAGGCCAGCTACAACGGGGTGATGCCCGGCTTTAGCTGGCTCTCCGACGAGGAGATCGCCCTGGTGCTGAACCACGTGGTGGCCTGGAAGGCCCCCCAGGGCTTCAAGCCCTTCACCCCGGGAGAGGTGGCCCAGGCGCGGGCCAAACCCCTAAGCCCGGAGGAGGTATGGCGGCTCCGGCCCTAG
- a CDS encoding sulfite oxidase, whose product MEKLNRRTTLKLMGLGAAALAMGRGLAQQAPTADQLVKGKNAKLIVLSQRPVVLETPYDLLVSQPERTPKEILYIRNNVDLAGYNTVEGASLEGWSIEVGGLLDKPFTLEAKELLNLPQSEVTMVLQCSGNGRSFYQPRTSGNPWGRGGVGNVTFRGVKLKDLLAAKGAKPTEKALFITAHASRQGGAAEFVRSVPIQALENALLALSMNGEPLPAVHGGPVRLVFPGFFGVNNVKWVQKIEFAEAENTTAEQMPRYRVPAIPNTHLPFLPQEPGGRYTYTFATSRPNWLVNVNSFIFAPLEGQTVEGPYVRVEGVAFNDGIVPIVSVELSADGGRTWFKAELEKTERSFGWIRWRRTLYLRSGAHEIMARAWDAAGRSQPLDGNLAWNERGYEWNGVMRVRFTVA is encoded by the coding sequence ATGGAGAAGCTTAACCGGCGAACCACCTTGAAGCTTATGGGCTTGGGGGCGGCGGCGCTGGCCATGGGCCGGGGGCTGGCCCAGCAGGCCCCCACCGCGGACCAGCTGGTGAAGGGCAAAAACGCCAAGCTCATCGTCCTTTCCCAGCGTCCCGTGGTGCTGGAAACCCCCTACGATCTCCTGGTAAGCCAGCCGGAAAGGACCCCCAAGGAGATCCTCTACATCCGCAACAACGTAGACCTGGCAGGGTACAACACCGTGGAGGGGGCGAGCCTCGAGGGCTGGTCCATTGAGGTGGGCGGCCTTTTGGACAAACCCTTCACCCTGGAGGCCAAGGAGCTCCTGAACCTCCCCCAAAGCGAGGTCACCATGGTCCTCCAGTGCTCGGGGAACGGCCGCTCCTTCTACCAGCCCCGCACCTCGGGCAACCCGTGGGGCCGGGGCGGGGTGGGGAACGTGACCTTCCGCGGGGTCAAGCTCAAAGACCTTCTGGCGGCCAAGGGGGCCAAGCCCACGGAGAAGGCCCTCTTCATCACCGCCCACGCCAGCCGGCAGGGCGGGGCGGCGGAGTTCGTGCGCAGCGTGCCCATCCAGGCCCTGGAGAACGCCCTCCTGGCCCTCTCCATGAACGGGGAGCCCCTCCCTGCGGTCCATGGGGGGCCGGTGCGGCTGGTCTTCCCCGGCTTCTTTGGGGTGAACAACGTCAAGTGGGTGCAGAAGATTGAGTTCGCGGAGGCGGAGAACACCACCGCCGAGCAGATGCCCCGCTACCGGGTGCCCGCCATCCCCAACACCCACCTGCCCTTCCTGCCCCAGGAACCCGGGGGGCGCTACACCTACACCTTCGCCACCTCCCGCCCCAACTGGCTGGTGAACGTGAACAGCTTCATCTTCGCCCCCTTGGAAGGCCAGACGGTGGAGGGCCCCTACGTGCGGGTGGAAGGGGTGGCCTTCAACGACGGCATCGTCCCCATCGTAAGCGTGGAGCTCTCCGCCGACGGGGGCCGGACCTGGTTCAAGGCGGAACTGGAGAAGACGGAGCGGAGCTTCGGCTGGATACGCTGGCGGAGGACGCTCTACCTGCGCTCCGGGGCTCACGAGATCATGGCCCGGGCTTGGGACGCGGCCGGGCGGAGCCAGCCCTTGGACGGCAACCTGGCCTGGAACGAGCGGGGCTACGAGTGGAACGGGGTGATGCGGGTCCGCTTCACCGTGGCCTAA
- a CDS encoding MOSC domain-containing protein → MAAPALGRVVSLHLGTGEGLPKPRVEALTLVAGHGALGDRHAGRDPDRAVLVAGLAAYQRAEGAGISIPYGALGENLLLDLDPHDLPPGARLEVGEALLELSSVCTVCASLSRFDLRLPKLLYGGRGVYARILRGGVVQVGDPVQVLVPAE, encoded by the coding sequence ATGGCGGCTCCGGCCCTAGGGCGGGTGGTCTCCCTCCACCTGGGCACCGGGGAGGGCCTCCCCAAACCCCGGGTGGAGGCCCTCACCCTGGTGGCGGGGCATGGGGCCCTGGGGGACCGGCACGCGGGGCGGGACCCGGATAGGGCGGTCCTGGTGGCGGGCCTTGCCGCCTACCAGAGGGCCGAGGGGGCGGGCATATCCATCCCCTACGGGGCCTTGGGGGAGAACCTCCTCCTGGACCTGGACCCCCACGACCTCCCCCCCGGAGCCCGCCTGGAGGTGGGCGAGGCGCTACTGGAGCTTTCCTCCGTCTGCACGGTCTGCGCCAGCCTCTCCCGGTTTGACCTCAGGCTCCCCAAGCTCCTCTACGGGGGCCGGGGGGTCTACGCCCGGATCCTACGGGGTGGGGTGGTGCAGGTGGGGGACCCGGTGCAGGTCTTGGTGCCCGCGGAGTAG
- the mutS gene encoding DNA mismatch repair protein MutS: protein MLKGEGPGPLPPLLQQYVELRDRYPDYLLLFQVGDFYECFGEDAERLARALGLALTHKTSKDFTTPMAGIPIRAFDAYAERLLKLGFRLAIADQVEPAEEAEGLVRREVTQLLTPGTLVQEALLPREANYLAAIATGDGWGLAFLDVSTGEFKGTLLKSKSALYDELFRHRPAEVLLAPELRENPAFLEEFQKRFPVMLSEAPFEPMGEGLLALRRAQGALLAYARYTQGEAFSPRPFRPYDPGAFMGLSEATLRALEVFEPLRGQDTLFAVLDETRTAPGRRLLQAWLRHPLLEAGPIEARLDRVEAFVRDSTLREGVRRLLHRVSDLERLATRLELGRANPKDLAALRRTLAVLPELSALLGEGFPLPELGPLKEELEAALVEDPPLKVSEGGVIREGYDPELSALRRAHEEGVAYFLALEEQERARTGIPTLKVGYNAVFGYYLEVTRPYYDRVPPEYKPLQTLKDRQRYALPEMKEKERELYRLEALARRREEEVFQALRERAKREGEALREAARLLAELDVYAALAEVAVRYGYVRPRFGERLFIRGGRHPVVERRTAFVPNDLEMDHGLVLVTGPNMAGKSTFLRQTALIALLAQMGSFVPAEEAVLPLFDRIFTRIGAADDLAGGRSTFMVEMEEVAQVLREATEKSLVLLDEVGRGTSSLDGVAIATAVAEALHERRCYALFATHYFELTALNLPRLKNLHVAAKEEAGGLVFYHQVLPGPASKSYGVEVAQMAGLPREVVERARALLQGLLARREGALEGVLERLLALDPDRLTPLEALKVLHELRALALGLVRS from the coding sequence ATGCTCAAGGGCGAAGGCCCCGGTCCCCTGCCCCCCCTCCTCCAGCAGTACGTGGAGCTCAGGGACCGCTACCCGGACTACCTCCTCCTCTTCCAGGTGGGGGATTTCTACGAGTGCTTCGGGGAGGACGCAGAAAGGCTGGCCCGCGCCCTGGGCCTGGCCCTCACCCACAAGACCAGCAAGGACTTCACCACCCCCATGGCCGGGATCCCCATCCGGGCCTTTGACGCCTACGCAGAGCGGCTTCTCAAGCTGGGCTTCCGCCTGGCCATCGCCGACCAGGTGGAGCCCGCGGAGGAGGCGGAAGGGCTCGTAAGGCGGGAGGTGACCCAGCTCCTCACCCCGGGGACCCTGGTCCAGGAGGCCCTCCTCCCCCGGGAGGCCAACTACCTGGCGGCCATCGCCACCGGGGACGGGTGGGGCCTGGCCTTTTTGGACGTCTCCACCGGGGAGTTCAAGGGCACCCTTCTCAAGAGCAAAAGCGCCCTTTACGACGAGCTCTTTCGCCACCGGCCCGCGGAGGTTCTCCTGGCTCCGGAGCTACGGGAAAACCCAGCTTTTCTGGAAGAATTCCAAAAACGATTCCCCGTGATGCTCTCCGAGGCCCCCTTTGAGCCCATGGGGGAAGGCCTCCTGGCCCTGAGGCGGGCCCAGGGGGCCCTCCTCGCCTACGCCCGCTACACCCAGGGGGAGGCCTTTAGCCCGAGACCCTTCCGCCCCTACGACCCCGGGGCCTTCATGGGCCTTTCCGAGGCCACGCTTAGGGCCCTGGAGGTCTTTGAGCCCCTCCGGGGGCAGGACACCCTGTTCGCCGTCCTGGACGAGACCCGCACGGCCCCGGGCCGCCGCCTCCTCCAGGCCTGGCTCCGCCACCCCCTCCTGGAGGCGGGCCCCATCGAGGCCCGCTTGGACCGGGTGGAGGCCTTCGTGCGGGATTCGACCCTTAGGGAAGGGGTGCGCCGGCTTCTCCACCGGGTTTCGGACCTGGAGCGCCTGGCCACCCGGCTGGAGCTCGGCCGGGCGAACCCAAAGGACCTCGCCGCCCTGAGGCGCACCCTGGCCGTCCTTCCCGAGCTTTCCGCCCTTTTGGGGGAGGGCTTCCCCTTGCCCGAGCTTGGGCCCCTCAAGGAGGAGCTGGAGGCCGCCTTGGTGGAGGACCCCCCCTTGAAGGTTTCCGAGGGGGGGGTGATCCGGGAGGGGTACGACCCCGAGCTTTCCGCCCTGCGCCGGGCCCACGAGGAGGGGGTGGCCTACTTCCTGGCCCTGGAGGAACAGGAGAGGGCGCGCACGGGCATCCCCACCCTCAAGGTGGGCTACAACGCGGTCTTCGGCTACTACCTCGAGGTCACCCGGCCCTACTACGACCGGGTCCCCCCCGAGTACAAGCCCCTCCAGACCCTAAAGGACCGCCAGCGCTACGCCCTCCCTGAGATGAAGGAGAAGGAGCGGGAGCTTTACCGCCTGGAGGCCCTGGCGAGGAGGCGGGAGGAGGAGGTCTTCCAGGCCCTAAGGGAGCGGGCCAAGCGGGAAGGGGAGGCCCTGAGGGAGGCGGCCAGGCTCCTTGCGGAGCTGGACGTGTACGCCGCCTTGGCGGAGGTGGCGGTGCGCTACGGGTACGTCCGGCCCCGTTTTGGGGAGCGCCTTTTCATCCGTGGGGGGCGGCACCCGGTGGTGGAACGGCGCACGGCCTTCGTCCCCAACGACCTGGAGATGGACCACGGGCTCGTCCTGGTCACGGGGCCCAACATGGCGGGGAAGTCCACCTTCCTGCGCCAGACCGCCCTCATCGCCCTTCTCGCCCAGATGGGGAGCTTTGTGCCCGCGGAGGAGGCGGTGCTTCCCCTTTTTGACCGCATCTTCACCCGCATCGGGGCCGCGGACGACCTGGCGGGCGGGCGGAGCACCTTCATGGTGGAGATGGAGGAGGTGGCCCAGGTGCTGAGGGAGGCCACGGAAAAGAGCCTCGTCCTCCTGGACGAGGTGGGCCGGGGCACCTCCAGCCTGGACGGGGTGGCCATCGCCACCGCGGTGGCCGAGGCCCTGCACGAGAGGCGGTGCTACGCCCTCTTCGCCACCCACTACTTTGAGCTCACCGCCCTAAACCTCCCCCGCCTGAAAAACCTCCACGTGGCCGCCAAGGAGGAGGCGGGGGGGCTGGTCTTCTACCACCAGGTCCTCCCCGGCCCCGCCTCCAAGAGCTACGGGGTGGAGGTGGCCCAGATGGCGGGCCTCCCGAGGGAGGTGGTGGAGCGGGCCCGCGCCCTCCTCCAGGGCCTCCTGGCCCGGCGGGAAGGGGCCTTGGAGGGGGTGCTGGAGCGCCTTCTCGCCCTGGACCCGGACCGCCTCACCCCCCTCGAGGCCCTGAAGGTCCTCCACGAGCTTAGGGCCCTGGCCCTGGGCCTTGTCCGGTCATGA
- a CDS encoding bifunctional metallophosphatase/5'-nucleotidase — protein sequence MQRRDLLKAGAALGALGLGLGRAQGAFTLTLIHTNDTHAHLEPVELTLSGKKTPVGGVARRVALFDRLRVQAKNPLFLDAGDVFQGTLYFNQYRGLADRYFMHRALYRVMALGNHEFDLGPGPLAEFLRGARFKVVSANVDVSREPRLQGLFAPYAVVQVGGEKVGVIGLTTPDTKEIANPGPTVDFLDPYESAQKAVYELLKRGVSKIVVLSHLGYGEDLKLARRLVGAQVIVGGHSHTLLGSFPHKELTPAGPYPTVVKNPEGKDVLVVQAWEWGKVVGLLEVTFGPQGELLAYKGEALLMTPEAAPEDFFAKEALLAYAQPVMALMAQVIAEAKVDLIGERTVVRRRESNLGNLIADGMLWKTKGAGTRIALQNGGGIRATIPKGPITVGKVYEVLPFGNTLVVMDLKGREILEALENGVSQWEGAAGRFLQVSGLRYAFDLSRPAGSRVVRVEVKEGEGYRPLDLEATYRVVTNNFIAAGGDGFTVLKNAQGYRVDTGFSDAESFMDYLKELKEVAPGVEGRIEVLNEPKGERPAYWAYATPERVGV from the coding sequence ATGCAAAGGCGGGATCTATTGAAAGCCGGTGCGGCCCTGGGGGCCCTGGGGCTAGGCCTTGGCCGGGCCCAGGGGGCCTTCACCCTCACCCTGATCCACACCAACGACACCCACGCCCACCTGGAGCCCGTGGAGCTCACCCTTTCGGGGAAGAAGACCCCCGTGGGCGGGGTGGCCCGCAGGGTGGCCCTCTTTGACCGGCTCAGGGTTCAGGCCAAAAACCCCCTGTTCCTGGACGCGGGGGACGTGTTCCAGGGGACCCTCTACTTCAACCAGTACCGGGGCCTGGCGGACCGTTACTTCATGCACCGGGCCCTCTACCGGGTCATGGCCTTGGGGAACCACGAGTTTGACCTGGGGCCCGGGCCTTTGGCGGAGTTCCTGCGGGGGGCGCGCTTTAAGGTGGTCTCGGCCAACGTGGATGTTTCCCGGGAGCCCAGGCTCCAGGGGCTTTTCGCCCCTTACGCCGTGGTCCAGGTGGGGGGGGAGAAGGTGGGCGTCATCGGCCTCACCACCCCGGACACCAAGGAGATCGCCAACCCCGGGCCCACGGTGGACTTCCTGGACCCCTACGAGAGCGCCCAGAAGGCGGTGTACGAGCTCCTGAAGCGGGGGGTGAGCAAGATCGTGGTCCTCTCCCACCTGGGCTACGGGGAGGACCTGAAGCTGGCCCGCAGGCTTGTGGGGGCGCAGGTCATCGTGGGGGGCCACTCCCACACCCTCCTCGGGAGCTTCCCCCACAAGGAGCTCACCCCCGCGGGGCCCTACCCCACGGTGGTCAAGAACCCCGAGGGGAAGGACGTGCTGGTGGTCCAGGCCTGGGAGTGGGGGAAGGTGGTGGGGCTTTTGGAGGTCACCTTCGGCCCCCAAGGGGAGCTTTTGGCCTACAAGGGGGAGGCCCTCCTCATGACCCCCGAGGCCGCTCCAGAGGACTTCTTCGCCAAGGAGGCCCTCCTGGCCTACGCCCAGCCGGTCATGGCCCTCATGGCCCAGGTCATCGCCGAGGCCAAGGTGGACCTCATCGGGGAAAGGACGGTGGTCCGCAGGCGGGAGAGCAACCTGGGGAACCTCATCGCGGACGGGATGCTTTGGAAGACCAAAGGGGCCGGCACCCGCATCGCCCTCCAGAACGGGGGCGGCATCCGGGCCACCATCCCCAAGGGCCCCATCACCGTGGGCAAGGTCTACGAGGTCCTGCCCTTCGGCAACACCCTGGTGGTCATGGACCTTAAGGGGCGGGAGATCCTCGAGGCCCTGGAGAACGGGGTATCCCAGTGGGAAGGGGCGGCGGGCCGCTTCCTCCAGGTTTCCGGCCTCCGCTACGCCTTTGACCTTTCCCGGCCCGCGGGGAGCCGGGTGGTGCGGGTGGAGGTGAAGGAGGGGGAGGGGTACCGGCCCCTGGACCTCGAGGCCACCTACCGGGTGGTGACCAACAACTTCATCGCCGCCGGGGGGGACGGGTTCACCGTCTTGAAGAACGCCCAGGGCTACCGGGTGGACACGGGCTTCAGCGACGCGGAGAGCTTCATGGACTACCTCAAGGAGCTCAAGGAGGTGGCCCCCGGGGTGGAGGGCCGCATCGAGGTCCTGAACGAGCCCAAGGGGGAGAGGCCTGCCTATTGGGCCTACGCTACCCCCGAAAGGGTAGGGGTATAA
- the glnA gene encoding type I glutamate--ammonia ligase has protein sequence MGYTKAEILKELKANDVKFLRLQITDILGVVKNVEVPASQFEKALDGEIMFDGSSIEGFTRIEESDMLLRPDYNTFVILPDLVEDPARGRVARLICDVHYPDGRPFEGDPRYVLKRQVERLKKLGFDNMYAGPEPEFFLFLRTPEGLPTVETHDKAGYFDLAPIDKGEEARRDMVNALVAMGFEIEASHHEVAPGQHEIDFKYADALTTADNIATFKWVVKRIAINHGLHATFLPKPIRGINGSGMHTHLSLFKNGENAFFDPKAEYQLSQTALHFIAGLLEHAEGMVAITNPLVNSYKRLTPGYEAPTNIAWSASNRSAMIRIPARRGVGTRAELRMPDPSANPYLALAVMAAAGIDGIERKLLPPPPIQRNIYQMTVRERRKHKIRELPGTLREALEALRKDPVIQEALGEHVYTHFLQAKQMEWDDYRVTVHQWELDQYLATY, from the coding sequence ATGGGCTACACGAAAGCGGAGATTTTAAAAGAGCTAAAGGCCAACGACGTCAAGTTTTTGCGCCTGCAGATCACGGACATCCTGGGCGTGGTGAAGAACGTGGAGGTGCCCGCCTCCCAGTTTGAGAAGGCCCTAGACGGGGAGATCATGTTTGACGGCTCCTCCATCGAGGGCTTCACCCGCATTGAGGAGTCCGATATGCTCCTCAGGCCCGACTACAACACCTTCGTCATCCTGCCCGACCTGGTGGAGGACCCGGCCCGGGGGCGGGTGGCCCGGCTCATCTGCGACGTCCACTACCCTGACGGCCGCCCCTTCGAGGGGGACCCCCGCTACGTCCTGAAGCGACAGGTGGAGCGGCTCAAAAAGCTCGGGTTTGACAACATGTACGCCGGCCCCGAGCCCGAGTTCTTCCTCTTCCTCCGCACCCCCGAGGGCCTCCCCACCGTGGAAACCCACGACAAGGCCGGCTACTTTGACCTGGCCCCCATTGACAAGGGGGAGGAGGCCCGGCGGGACATGGTGAACGCCCTGGTGGCCATGGGCTTTGAGATCGAGGCCTCCCACCACGAGGTGGCCCCCGGCCAGCACGAGATCGACTTCAAGTACGCCGATGCCCTCACCACCGCGGACAACATCGCCACCTTCAAGTGGGTGGTGAAGCGCATCGCCATCAACCACGGCCTCCACGCCACCTTCCTGCCCAAGCCCATCCGGGGCATCAACGGCAGCGGCATGCACACCCACCTCTCCCTCTTCAAGAACGGGGAGAACGCCTTCTTTGATCCCAAGGCCGAGTACCAGCTCTCCCAGACCGCCCTCCACTTCATCGCCGGGCTCCTGGAGCACGCGGAGGGCATGGTGGCCATCACCAACCCCCTGGTGAACTCCTACAAGCGCCTCACCCCGGGGTACGAGGCCCCCACCAACATCGCCTGGTCCGCCTCCAACCGCTCCGCCATGATCCGCATCCCCGCCCGGCGGGGCGTGGGCACCCGGGCGGAGCTGCGCATGCCCGACCCCTCCGCCAACCCCTACCTGGCCCTGGCGGTCATGGCCGCGGCGGGAATTGACGGCATTGAGCGCAAGCTCCTCCCTCCGCCCCCCATCCAGCGGAACATCTACCAGATGACCGTGCGCGAGCGGCGCAAGCACAAGATCCGCGAGCTTCCGGGCACCCTAAGGGAGGCCCTCGAGGCCCTTAGGAAGGACCCGGTGATCCAGGAGGCCCTGGGCGAACACGTCTACACCCACTTCCTCCAGGCCAAGCAGATGGAGTGGGACGACTACCGGGTCACGGTCCACCAGTGGGAGCTGGACCAGTACCTGGCCACCTACTAA